In Oreochromis aureus strain Israel breed Guangdong linkage group 9, ZZ_aureus, whole genome shotgun sequence, the genomic window CGCAGTCTTCCAGATTATGCAGTGAAAAACGTCGCATCGTTGTCACCCCTACCCAAGATGTTCTCTACTTCCCACTTTGAAAATATTTATGTGCAAAGACACAGCCAAGATCAGACTCTGAAGAAAAGAACAGCAATTTGTGAGCTTGATTGCTCCAAATCTCCAAGATTAAATGCCCATGATTTATTCTTCCTAATTCATTCCTCAATGGACTGCGTGCATGCATGCAATAAAGTGTACTTCTTTTCATTGAATTTATAACATTACTGCACTACATCAGTGGACACAAACTTTGAAATCTGTCCCCGAGGATAACAACGAACAAGACATGGTGTGGTTTGAAGTCTCCGCAGTGACGTTGTCATCTAGGCTTTGTTTCTGTTTAAGATGTTAACTGCTGACTGCTGACTCGCTCTTGAAACCTCCCAAGGCTTTGAATTAATATGAACAACTGTAACACAATCTAATGAACTTACGGACTCATTTCCAACATTGTGAGGCTTGTCTTGTTTTATCCAGGTTATTTTCTGACTTCAGctacatattttatttaaacaatttttACTTACTCTCCTTAAAGCTGCTTTTATTTACTGACACATCTCCTGTATTTTTCTGGTCCAGTGGACCAATCTGTAACACATTTATCTAATTTTTGCATGTTTACACACTGAATATTGACACAAACCTATCACTAGCTTTAGTACTAAAACATCTTAAAGTGCCTAAAACacgggtgtcaaacataaagcCCAGGGACCAGAATCAGCCTGTGAAAGACAACAGTGTTCATTTGACAACAAATTTTGATTTAGACTTTTGACTAAAATCTAAATTAGTTTTCGCCCTAATTTAGTCATCTAAATTTGTAATATGTCCATTTGTCTACTTTTCATGTTGACATTTTGTCACGTTTTCATGAGAAACAGGGAGCATGGGAGTTAGCTGAACCCCCGTTCCCACCCTGTTTCCTGGGGCCAGATCAAATTGTGCATGTCTAACCCAACTGCATAAGGAGTTTACTTCTGATTGAATCACTTCCAAACTCGTCCCGCCTTTCTACACATCTTAATTAGTTCTGGTTGGATCTTGTCTCTcttgaacatttttttcttctttttatttgacaaaagtgtagataaacttcatcattgcTTTTTCCTTGTGCATTAGTACTTATTTAGGTATCGTCTTGTTtccatcaagaaaaaaaaagatcgtTGAAGAAAACTATGAAGAAAATTAGTGAActaaaatgtgaaggagggcatAGATTATACCAATGtaattaaatgagaaaaaatcaAATGTCAGATGCGTCTATCTACAACAGAAATTTCTGTTGATATTGAAAAAAACTTTCTGTGAATGAACAAAAACGTTCTAGGGTTGAAATTGTTCTTCACTTTCTTATATTGAGATATTTCAGAGAATAAATGTGtaattaaacttctttacactaaCAGAAAGAGGCAAACAGATATTGAAATGACTTTGCAAGTTAAACAGAAGGAAGGCACAACACAAGCTTCAGATTGGGCACCTAGTCATGATTCAACTGCCAAATCACTCTTAACATCCCCCAGGATATGATGTCATCAATGTGGGCCATTATACATGGATGAGGCTGTGAGTGTGTATAGAGGTCCTCTTACTCAGTGCTTCCATGTAACCACTGTGTGACTACATTTCATCTGTCCCAGTCAGTTCAGACAGAGCCACATCCCTGTGGCTGCAGTCTTCATCATTATTCTCCTCACCACATCCCTTTGTCAGCAGGCTGGCTGTAAATGATGCTCTGCTGACTTGCTCACTCATAGCGGCGGTAGCCTTCTATTAccaaatgtgctgattttacgTTCCCACTGCCTCTTAAATTGCATTCCTAGTTTTATGCAGGATTAGCGTGCTATCACAGACATTGTTCTGCAGCCACTCCACCACCTATTATTACTTTCCTCTGTTATTACTGCTGTTATACAAATGCCAGCAATTGCGGTGGCAGTTTTACAGTGTTAGTGTGCACCGTGCTCTTGCTCTAAGGACAATGGTATGTGGtctgtttttctctcctccTACGTGAGGTAAATATCATGGGGCATTGTGAGGAAAAAGGTTACCGAAATAAAAAGGACTCTTGCATTTGAGGCAGTCTTTTTCAAGAGTAGGGATGAATTAAAATCTGTCTGGCTTTTGTGTTTTGACCTACAGAAAGCTAACACAGTGATGGCTGTAAAGGTCATAGAGATTGCCCTCTTTCATTTTCTAGGTGCAGAAATAGTTACACTTGGCCTTTTCATGGAGGGAAAGTTTCTTTGTACATCAGTCTCTATATTTAAGAGTTGATGATAATACCAAACTGCTTATTCATAGCTTGTATAATTCTCAATGTCATTTTACATTATCATATATATCTAACGAGGTCTAAACACAAAGTCAGTGAATACCAGTGTTTGTATTAATATAAACTGAagtagtttttaaattttaacctCTTGGTGCTAAATGATAAGGGCTCACCAAAAGCATCTATTCTAAAGGCACCGCTGCATCAAATTTCACTCTGTCCTAGAGTTGTTATGATACACTTGTTACAACATTAAAAagactgacaggtgaagtgagTAACATTGAATAGGTCATAATAATGCAATGATTTTAAGGAAAATGTTTGACCCCAAAGGAAGCTCAAAGGCTAAAAGCAACACTATTTATCATCCAGGGCTCTTGAACTGTCATGGTTCTGCATCATTTTGACCCActattttcagtttcttgtattttggtgtttttttctgtattatggTTTGTTTTCTGATTCTGTAGTTGTCCTGTTTTGAATATTATAATCTTAAATTTCATTGTTATTCTGATTAAGAGTTAGTTCTtaggtttagttcagtgtctagTCTATGcctgtcatgtttcctgttttactttgaagggccGTGTCTCATGTTAGTGTGTCCAGCGTTACTCTCCCCTGTGTTGTAGTTAGGTTTCATTCGAGTCAGCTGTGtcctcatgtgtctccacttctcctgatcacctcatgtgtgtatttaagtcctcagtcttCCTGTGTTCGGCGTcgtgttgtctttttttttcctcatcccATGTCTGATCATAGTTTATTCTCACAGTTTAAGTTGCAGCTCTAGGTCTTATTTGACTCAGTGTTTTCTCAGTTAACTCTGTTGTACTTAGTTCTCCTAGTTTTCATGTTATCGCCTGCAACTAGCAAAATAAAGGTCCATTTTGGGGCTTTCAAGTTTCATCCCCTCGCCTCTGTCTGCTCCTGGGTCCTCAACACTAACCCACACACGGTCTGCCTCGGCGGCCCGTGACATGAACAGATGTAAAACACTTCATGGAGATCCAGTGGATGGTTTTAAATTGAAGGAATCAAGTTAACAGAGTTTTATTTCACTGACAGGAATTCAAATCAGCAGCCAAATCCAGCGTACCGCAATCATTTAgagttctttttgtttctttcagggCTGGTGAAAATCAAAGAAGCGACCGACATTGAGGAGAAGTTAAACGAAGTGGAAAGGCTACTGAAGAATGCAATCAACATGCCATGCAAGGTTGGTATTTCATCTGATGGCATGGCATATTAGACCTGTAAAAGCTTCTTGCATGAGAATATAAGCTCTGTATTCAAAAACCTCTTTCTTTAGTATTCCAGATCAGAGGTGATGCTGACTTTCTTTGAGCGGTCGCCCCTGGATCAGGTGTTAAGGAACGACAAAGTCCACAGAATCCAGCCATGCTTTGACAGTCCAATCAAGATATCAGGTACATATACTTATTTAATGTGAATATAACtacatttcaattatttttcaTGATTTCTTTAAGGATGATTTAatattcctctctgcattttgCAGAAATCATGCGGTCCAATGGATTCTGTCTGGCCAACACAGAAACCATCGTGTTCGATCACAGTATCCCCGAAGAAAAAGAGAGACCTTCATCGACCGACTCTGTAGAACATACGTGAGTATTAAGATCGCTCAGTCATTATTATATCTGCCTTTGCACATGTTACTGAGCAAGAAAACTATGTTTAAAATCACATTAAGGGCCAGAGTGAGTTTAACACAGTTGTAGGATTGAAGGCCACTTCAGAGTAAGAAACTACCTACTTGCTTTCTCACAAATGTGAGGATTTCCATGCTTGCCTTTGAGTGTATACAATAAATGCTTTGGTGAGTAAAGAGGTCCTAGAATGTGAACCTACCCCAGGACCCTCCACCCGGTTCACACAGCACAGGAAGTGTGTCTGTGCAGCTCTTCCTTCCTTGGGTGTGTGTAGAAAGCAAAAGAGGAACACATTCCTCTCGGTActtcacagaaacacaaaaacaatgtaAATCACTCATAAATGGCAGCACAGCTCTAAATTTTTAGTCAGTGTTTTGATGTTGACACTTACATCACACCTTTGATTCCTGGAGTAAGCTACACAGGCCTGGGTTAACCCAGTATGTCTTTCGTTTTATTGCCAGGTATGAAGATGGAACAGAGTTTTTGCCATTGGAAACAGATGTGTGTGATGAAGAAACAGAAGCATATGTCACCAACCTCTCCTACTACCATCTGGTCCCATTTGAAACAGACATCCTGGAATGAGCATTGATCTACCAGATGCTTGTCGATGATGGCTTGTCACGCTGTAATATGTAGTCCTCAGTGGAACTCAACTATGCAATGCTGCACACCATGTAGCTGCTGTTTATTCCAGCGACTTTAAGAACTTTTTAAATAAGCATTGGTCATTTTGGAGTTGGCTGGGTGTACAGTATGCACAGTAGTATTAGAGGAGCGCTACAGCAGCACGCCTTTGTTTTCATCCACTTTATGTGACGTCACCGATGTGCCTCATCCAGAgccttactttttttttcacttcaaaaGGCTTTCAGGTGATGTACCTGAGGCAGCCACACGGTATAGATCCCCAGTCCTCAGTGACACTTTTAACGTGCTGTTTGGCCACTTAGAAGGACTAAAATCTGTGGGTTGGAGCGTGATTGTAGTGGCGACTACGCAACAGCTGAAATTAGTAAGCAAAAGTAATTTATGGAAGCATTCATGATTTCTTCTCATtgagatttgtttttcttttattctctcATGGACCTAAGAGATGGATCTTTAAGGTTTATCGTGTTCTCTGATTCCTGAAGTGATGCTACTTgggaaaaaaacctaaaaacagtTAAGgagatttttataggatttttgtGTGTGGTGCAGTTTCAACCAGCATTAAGCAAGTTGTTCTGGTTTTTGTAAAAGCTTAAGACTCACAGGAAAACTCTGATTTTGTTGCTGTGTCGTGCAGCAGGATCTTTGGTATGAGAGTACGCTGAAAGCTGAATGAAACTAGAAAACATGGGCTCTGATGGTAGACAATTGTGGAATTTAGCTAGTCTTGGAGATTTTACTTGTGACAAATTGTTACAATTGCTAAATTAAAGGCACTAAAGTGTGCGCAGTGCTCTTTCAATCCTGTTTGACCAGTCAAATAAACACAAGTCCACAAACTGGGAGGCAGGGTTTTCAATTTTGTATCTGTCCAAGGACTGAACCACAGAGGTTTTGATTTTGATGGTGAATTGAGCAAGAATTATGTCATCTTATCCTCCAGCAGCATAAACATCAGCAGGGgattcattttcatgtttcagtTGGGCCTTGGACTGCTGTCAGTTGAAATAAtataaacaaaatgcaaagtttGGTTATTATGTTGTTGCTTTGTGTTCAAATGAATGTTGCCGTTTGATGTTGATGagaatttttttgtattatgtttTGTCTGAATTATGAATTGTGATGTTAGACATGTAGCTTCATAATAATGCTCATTTTTTGTCCATAAAGGAATAATTTGGTGTCAAGAGTGAGTGTAGCCTGTGGAAAACTGAATCGTGtcactgctgttgttgttttctgatgAGCGATAAAATGGGGCAAAGAAAGCTTTGTTTAAAGGCTCCATTGAGGTCACTTTTGTAAGATGACATGAGTGGGTTCAGTCAGACAGCAGAGTGTGGGAGTCTACAGCTTGGCCTGTGATGGCGGAACAAGTCCTCTCTTTATGTAAAGAAGACAAACAACTTTGCTGTACTACAAGTTTCTAGATGAAAAGTTGTGTAGAAAGGCAAACAATTGGTTAAAATTCACGCCTTTGTATGTTTGTATTATAAGGAGGGCACTTTTACTTCTGAAACTGAGAACTCAGCGGTGCATTGCAGATGCTTTGAATGTGACCCAAATactaaaaatgtatatttgtgttgTGTTAGCTGTCTTTGCTTCAGCAGTTTTGTCACCGCAGGAGTCACCGTGGCCTTACAATGTAACTTAACAGCTTGTGTCCAGGTTCCTGCCCTTCCAAATACAAAGGCATTCAGCCCTCCACAAACTTGGCACATGAGCCGTCAGCATGGCGATCCTCCACATGAATGTGTTTAGTAACACAGTCATGATTGCTATTCACCCCGTGAGAAAGTACAGCTCTTTCACAGGGTACAAAAGTATTTCATGCTTTCTCTTCTTGCTTTTTGACCAAGAATGACGTGCTGATTTTGTACATAAGCATTTCTGTCTAAGGTGCAAGAAAACTGGAATTTCCCTCTAAAATTTCTGGACCAAGATTTTGTTCTACAAGAAATTGTCTGATGTTGATGAATGAGCATAGGAGTTCATATTTAATAATCAAAAATCCAGCAAGACCTCTGCCTTCTTTACAACTCTTTTGCAAGCTTATGGCATTCAGTTTACTTTGAATATGAAGTTCTGAAATGGTACTCAACGCATTCAATGCAATgaggaaaaacacaacacaacgcTGGTACTCCAGTGCcagtgaaactgaaacaaagCTACATGCCTGGTGTGCCAGCCAGAGGTTTGAAGAGAGACAAGTGAAGACAATAGgaaaataaagttacacaaaatattcttatttattttgtaaatttcaGCCACACTCTGTGAAGCTAACCATTCTATGCCTTGTAATGTATTGTATATTTACTTGTGTGCATCATATGTGAGATGAACCTTTGGTTTGTAAATATGAATCATAATTATAAACTTCCAAGATGAAGTCTATGTGCAAACATGTTTGATAACCTTAAAGATATTCAATATTAGATACAAATTATTATTCTAAAAACcttctcaaaacaaacaaataaatatgttttcaatAAAACAAATGGTCCTGTGATGTCTTTTGTGTACGAAGTGATTGGACCTTAGGGTCATAGAACGGCAGACGTAGACTGTGGGTAACTTGAGAAGCAAGGCAGCTGCAATCAGTAGTGTTAGATATGAGATTCAGAGGCATTCAGTGATAAGTGCACAATACTCATCCACAAACTCAAAGAAGTGGAGAATATTTGCTTGGAAAATCGTGATTTGTAAATATGAATATCAGAAGCAAATATTCCAAGTCGCTGGAGCCATCTTGGAGGCAGTGCACAAATTTGGACGCCAATCACTGGCATATGTTTTGGGTATGTTCAAATTATGGTGAAAATTTCTCTTATTCTGAGTAAAATATTGAGATGCAACACTCCCTGTACTGCAAAAGCCTTTCTTCTCTGTCTTTTTAAAGATCATGGTTAAAATATTgtgttaaagaaaagaaaaaaaaaaagaatgtgtaTAA contains:
- the pxdc1b gene encoding PX domain-containing protein 1; amino-acid sequence: MASAVFEGTSLVNMFVRDCWVNGIRRLIISQSGEEEEFFEIRTEWSDRNILYLHRSYSDLGRLFKRLVESFPEDRRDLSKSPLIEGLVKIKEATDIEEKLNEVERLLKNAINMPCKYSRSEVMLTFFERSPLDQVLRNDKVHRIQPCFDSPIKISEIMRSNGFCLANTETIVFDHSIPEEKERPSSTDSVEHTYEDGTEFLPLETDVCDEETEAYVTNLSYYHLVPFETDILE